Within Wyeomyia smithii strain HCP4-BCI-WySm-NY-G18 chromosome 2, ASM2978416v1, whole genome shotgun sequence, the genomic segment TTAACGATTAGAGTGAAAAAGTGTCCTAACTCCTATTAAAGCTATACCCATACGAttgttttgaatgaaattattaaCTGTCAACTGCATTCGCTTCTGTTTTGCCTGCTCACCTTCAGTGGCATGCGGCACTTGAGATCTCTGGATTGAGGAATTTGGTTGCGTTTGAGTGATAAGTCTTGCTGTCACTGGTACCGGTTCCACTCAACGGTGGCTGGATGGATGAATTTGGAGATCTACCACGGCCGCCACACGGATTCCTGAATTTTGAGCAGGCCGGAAGTGGACTGATCAGCGGCGGAACCATTCGAGCACTCGCTAGGGTTGGGCGAGGGACTGTTCGAGTTGCCACTGCCGGAACGGAACGACTGTGGGGTCAGTGGCATCTGGTAGGATTGCATATCAACTGCGGAGGTGGAGGAGGTGGTTGAGAACGGCGAGATCGGAGGGCTCTGCAGGTTCTGCTCGACATGTACGGACAGGGGCGACACTTTGTCCATATCGTTCAGCCGGTGACCGAGGTGGGTCATGAGCTTTGTGCCAAGCTTGATGTCGACTCCGGGCGTGGAAGCTAGACAGCGGGATACTTCATTGGCGGCATGGGTAAAGCCGGCCCGGAACCGGTCGGCATCGATGGCTGGATTGACGGTCAGGCGCTGCTGGCGGCGTAGCTTGTGGAAGTGACGAACGGTAAGCTCCAGGATGTCGGCCTTCTCCAGCTTCGAAACGTTTTCTCCCTCGGACTGCAGAGCGCAAACCATCAGCTCTTTCAGCTCGTCCAAGCAACGGTTGATCCGAGCACGACGCTTCCGTTCCAGCATCGGCTTCATCACTTTACGGTACTGATATGTCCGGGATAGCGGTTCCAGTGAACTGGGTTGAGCGATTTTACCGCCCATCGACGGCTCTGCTACCATGTTTGCGTACACCATTGTGGTTTTCCGTTTGACTTTGCGTTTTTACGTTGATCACTTCACACGACTTTTCTGTGTCTCTTTTCGACTGTATTGCTCTGTTGTGAACTTTGCTtaacttcacttcactttttttctTGAGGAATGCTCACTCGctcagaaacagaaaaaaaactgtttttgtttaTCTTCGACTGGTTACTCCTCCAGCGAACACACACTAAACTGAACTGATAGCGATGAAATTCCGAAAGACGAGTGCGTCTTTGTAAAACTTCGAAACGAGCTGTACGTACGTTGTGAACGGTACGAGAACGAGATgtgaaatgaaacaaaattgtACCGAGTCCCGCTTTTATACTCGGAGCAGGGCCGAGCGACTCGTGGGAACCTAAACTCAACTGTATTTCCCACACGAGTTTACCACCTGCAAATGTATACTGCGATCGTAACCATCTGTCGCTTTTATGTTTTCTCTCTCATGCTCTCTTCGTTCGTGTTCTCCGTTCCTGCCTTAGCGCGTTCTACACGGCTTCCTCCCTTCTTTCCGCGGCCCGGCCCGTTTTGGTGGCTGACTCACTGCGCTGCCTACTATGCTTTCCGTCCCGTCCATCGTTTCTTCCCCTTTCCTCTTTGGGCAAGCACTCGAACGGCAGC encodes:
- the LOC129720851 gene encoding enhancer of split mbeta protein-like, yielding MVYANMVAEPSMGGKIAQPSSLEPLSRTYQYRKVMKPMLERKRRARINRCLDELKELMVCALQSEGENVSKLEKADILELTVRHFHKLRRQQRLTVNPAIDADRFRAGFTHAANEVSRCLASTPGVDIKLGTKLMTHLGHRLNDMDKVSPLSVHVEQNLQSPPISPFSTTSSTSAVDMQSYQMPLTPQSFRSGSGNSNSPSPNPSECSNGSAADQSTSGLLKIQESVWRPW